From a single Candidatus Hydrogenedentota bacterium genomic region:
- a CDS encoding endo-1,4-beta-xylanase: MKPTITALVAIAMLLSTAAGALTYQTASASIRQDPNSGHLWTYGEVAEYIRFQQAGAYRVTVRALGVPLDNVWPVMALSVDGFPGDYLTVGTGSWQNYSFGAEFSAGTYTVGAWFMNDALSASEDRNLGLESVTITPLAGQAEPALSGRAAWLVDAQAREDAVVAAANDAIREHRMGDLTITVRDAGGNPVANAQVRATQVSHDFLFGASIAGYKQFSDPAKNAAYEQKFLDLFNYATVPMYWNLMEPVQGQPNYTHFDAMTNWCAANGLEVKGHALLWAAEGMLPSWIAGVPALTQQQEHVTAVMQRYASQIGTWEVVNEPANEPGIPLNPAHSWARALSPNGTLVVNDYGHFYNSLLPLYDLLTVAAQNGVPFDAIGIQAHAPVEMAFPMARVQQVLDFYAGLGKALHITEFTPGSNGAAITGSPWRGVWNEAQQADYAEKFYRTCFAHPAVEAISWWDFCDYGAWVPGGGMLREDLSSKPVYDALHQLIREEWHTDIQGQTYASGSYHLKGFYGRYRVTVTYNGQTYETEFHLQKGVPAVLDIGATRPLVTVNTLVSRTATPTLSGSVANAEQVSVSLNGTDYYRAAMSGGTWSYTFAQGIANGVYDVRATATDAQGNSAADATTGELTVDTVAPVITLSGQATMELAFGQAFTDPGAAAQDNIDGDISARIMKSGVVNPQVAGTYTIAYTVSDNAGNAAAAKQRTVTVLAQQGVLIGVIGDVNKDGRIESYDVTLIQYLLFWGEARLNKTLKQQGKPLVDARLANIDKAGGLTSWDKTLLSYSLSIGLEALNASLADQGKPLAHTGEPLYQ, from the coding sequence ATGAAACCCACAATCACCGCACTGGTCGCGATAGCGATGCTGCTGAGCACCGCTGCGGGTGCGCTCACCTATCAAACGGCCAGCGCCTCTATCCGGCAGGACCCGAATAGCGGACACCTTTGGACCTATGGCGAGGTGGCCGAATACATTCGTTTCCAGCAGGCCGGCGCGTATCGCGTGACCGTGCGCGCGCTCGGCGTACCGCTTGACAACGTGTGGCCGGTCATGGCGTTGAGCGTGGATGGTTTCCCGGGCGATTACCTGACCGTGGGCACTGGCAGCTGGCAGAACTACTCGTTCGGTGCCGAATTCTCCGCGGGTACCTACACGGTTGGCGCATGGTTCATGAACGACGCCTTGAGCGCATCGGAAGACCGCAACCTGGGCTTGGAGAGCGTCACGATTACCCCGCTGGCGGGGCAGGCGGAGCCCGCGCTGTCCGGTCGTGCCGCGTGGCTCGTGGATGCGCAGGCCCGCGAAGACGCCGTTGTGGCCGCGGCCAACGACGCCATCCGCGAGCACCGCATGGGCGACCTGACCATCACGGTGCGGGACGCCGGCGGCAACCCCGTGGCGAACGCGCAGGTGCGCGCGACGCAGGTCTCGCACGACTTCCTCTTCGGCGCAAGCATCGCCGGGTATAAGCAGTTCAGCGATCCCGCGAAGAATGCCGCGTACGAGCAGAAGTTCCTTGACCTTTTCAACTATGCCACCGTGCCGATGTACTGGAACCTGATGGAGCCCGTACAGGGGCAGCCGAACTACACCCATTTCGACGCTATGACGAACTGGTGTGCCGCGAATGGCCTCGAAGTGAAAGGCCACGCGTTGCTGTGGGCCGCTGAAGGCATGCTGCCTTCCTGGATTGCCGGCGTGCCGGCGCTTACGCAGCAGCAGGAGCACGTGACGGCGGTGATGCAGCGTTACGCGAGCCAAATAGGCACATGGGAAGTCGTGAACGAACCCGCCAACGAACCCGGCATCCCATTGAACCCGGCCCATTCCTGGGCGCGCGCCCTGTCCCCGAACGGCACACTGGTCGTCAATGACTATGGTCATTTCTACAACAGCCTGCTGCCTCTCTACGACCTGCTGACGGTTGCGGCGCAGAACGGCGTGCCGTTCGACGCGATTGGCATTCAGGCGCACGCGCCGGTTGAAATGGCGTTTCCCATGGCCCGCGTGCAGCAGGTGCTCGACTTCTATGCCGGTCTTGGCAAGGCCCTGCACATCACCGAATTCACGCCGGGTTCGAACGGCGCGGCCATCACAGGCTCCCCGTGGCGCGGCGTGTGGAACGAAGCCCAGCAAGCGGACTACGCCGAGAAGTTCTACCGCACCTGTTTTGCGCATCCCGCCGTTGAAGCTATCAGCTGGTGGGACTTCTGTGATTACGGCGCCTGGGTCCCCGGCGGCGGGATGCTGCGCGAAGACCTGAGCTCGAAACCGGTGTACGATGCGCTGCATCAGTTGATCCGTGAGGAGTGGCATACGGACATCCAGGGGCAGACGTACGCCTCGGGCTCGTATCATCTTAAGGGTTTCTATGGCCGTTACCGGGTCACCGTCACGTACAACGGCCAGACGTACGAAACCGAATTCCATCTCCAGAAGGGTGTTCCGGCGGTGCTGGATATCGGGGCCACCCGGCCGCTCGTAACGGTCAACACGCTCGTCAGCCGCACCGCGACTCCCACCCTCTCCGGCTCGGTCGCTAATGCGGAGCAGGTCAGCGTGTCGCTCAATGGCACGGACTATTACCGCGCCGCGATGTCGGGTGGGACCTGGTCGTACACGTTTGCCCAAGGGATCGCGAACGGCGTCTACGACGTTCGCGCCACCGCTACGGACGCGCAAGGCAATTCTGCCGCCGATGCGACCACGGGCGAACTCACCGTTGATACGGTCGCCCCAGTCATTACGCTGAGCGGGCAGGCGACCATGGAACTCGCGTTCGGCCAGGCGTTCACGGACCCCGGCGCCGCGGCGCAGGACAACATCGACGGGGATATCAGCGCGCGCATAATGAAGAGCGGCGTGGTGAACCCGCAAGTGGCCGGCACGTATACGATTGCCTACACCGTGTCCGACAATGCAGGCAATGCCGCCGCGGCGAAGCAGCGAACCGTCACCGTACTTGCTCAGCAGGGCGTGCTGATTGGCGTCATTGGCGACGTCAACAAGGATGGGCGCATCGAAAGCTATGACGTGACCCTAATCCAGTACCTGCTTTTCTGGGGCGAGGCGCGCCTGAACAAAACCCTCAAGCAGCAGGGCAAGCCGCTGGTGGACGCGCGCCTGGCAAATATCGACAAGGCCGGCGGTCTGACCAGTTGGGACAAGACCTTGCTCAGTTACTCGCTGTCGATCGGTCTTGAAGCGCTGAACGCGTCGCTGGCGGATCAAGGCAAGCCCCTGGCACATACTGGTGAGCCGCTCTATCAATAG